A portion of the Sneathia sanguinegens genome contains these proteins:
- the dapF gene encoding diaminopimelate epimerase translates to MKFEKYQGLGNDFIILDEDIDEKRVKELCDRHFGIGADGLIIHTYKDGLPYMKFFNADGSRAKMCGNGIRCYAAYLYSKKIPYTKIYTLAGIKEIEKIDDKYKVYMGKAKIDFLEYSYKDLKLNSINTGTEHCVIIADKSLKELEIIAKDLSNRKDLFPKGTNVNMINIKDRKNIQMYTYERGVGITLACGTGACASAYLANLKNLVEPKVRVQLLGGVLEITISKDDIYMLGDAKKVFEGEI, encoded by the coding sequence ATGAAATTTGAAAAGTATCAAGGCTTGGGTAATGATTTCATAATATTAGATGAAGATATAGATGAAAAAAGAGTAAAAGAGCTGTGTGATAGACATTTTGGAATAGGAGCAGATGGTTTAATTATTCATACATATAAAGATGGTTTGCCATATATGAAATTTTTTAACGCAGATGGTAGTCGTGCTAAGATGTGTGGTAATGGTATTCGTTGTTATGCAGCTTATCTATATTCAAAGAAAATACCCTATACCAAAATATATACTTTAGCTGGAATCAAAGAAATAGAAAAAATTGATGATAAGTATAAAGTATATATGGGCAAGGCTAAGATAGATTTTTTAGAATATTCTTATAAAGATTTAAAATTAAATAGTATAAATACTGGAACTGAACATTGTGTAATAATTGCTGATAAAAGTCTTAAAGAATTAGAAATTATTGCAAAAGATTTGTCAAATAGAAAAGACCTATTTCCAAAGGGAACTAATGTAAATATGATAAATATAAAAGATAGAAAAAATATACAAATGTATACCTATGAAAGAGGTGTTGGAATAACTTTGGCTTGTGGAACAGGAGCTTGTGCAAGTGCATATTTAGCAAATTTAAAAAATTTGGTTGAACCAAAAGTTAGGGTACAATTATTAGGCGGAGTATTAGAAATAACAATTTCAAAAGATGATATATATATGTTAGGAGATGCAAAAAAAGTTTTTGAAGGAGAAATATAA
- a CDS encoding V-type ATPase subunit → MINRMEYVQTAAIVKVQEKKLLSKSKLNRMIESENISEIYKILSETAYSKAMINTNSEHDFEDILAKELEKVYAFSRELAKDAQDCVTILQLRYIYQNLKMKLKSYIKEGKNQEIDEEYMADYMEALKEYEKNKDVQSAVILLDRLYFSRLKKLCSKVGLEILDKYYNLAIKSYNLLTFLRLKNQKRSYKYAEACIIDDEELLRIYEGDSNYIQTLEKYFDNKKLWSAYSKTKKISSIEKELENMLVNLMKEYKNVNYGIEPIITYILAKEYEIKALRLIITAKINKIPNNIIKERMREIYV, encoded by the coding sequence ATGATAAATAGAATGGAATATGTTCAAACAGCAGCTATAGTTAAAGTCCAAGAAAAGAAATTATTATCTAAGTCTAAATTGAATAGAATGATAGAAAGTGAAAATATTTCAGAAATATATAAAATTTTATCTGAAACAGCATATAGTAAGGCAATGATAAATACAAATTCAGAACATGATTTTGAAGATATTTTAGCGAAAGAACTAGAAAAAGTTTATGCATTTTCAAGAGAATTAGCTAAGGATGCACAAGATTGTGTTACTATTTTACAACTTAGATATATCTATCAAAATTTAAAAATGAAATTGAAAAGCTATATCAAAGAAGGAAAAAATCAAGAAATTGATGAAGAATATATGGCTGACTATATGGAAGCACTAAAGGAATATGAAAAAAATAAGGATGTTCAAAGTGCAGTTATACTTTTAGATAGACTATATTTTTCAAGATTAAAAAAATTATGTTCAAAAGTTGGCTTAGAAATATTAGATAAATACTATAATTTAGCAATAAAATCATATAATTTATTGACTTTTTTGAGACTAAAAAATCAAAAAAGATCATATAAATATGCTGAAGCTTGTATAATAGATGATGAAGAATTACTTAGAATTTATGAAGGTGATTCAAACTATATTCAAACTTTAGAAAAATATTTTGATAATAAAAAATTATGGTCTGCATATTCTAAAACAAAAAAAATATCAAGTATAGAAAAAGAATTAGAAAATATGCTTGTTAATTTAATGAAAGAATATAAGAATGTAAATTATGGTATAGAACCTATCATAACATATATATTAGCAAAAGAATATGAAATAAAGGCATTAAGATTAATAATAACAGCTAAGATTAATAAGATACCTAATAATATAATCAAAGAAAGAATGAGGGAAATTTATGTATAA
- a CDS encoding V-type ATP synthase subunit I — protein sequence MAILKMTRFNLMVFEKYKKEILTAFQNFKEVDFVESNLEDYGYKNVVSAKLENIEEELYKLDQAIKKLRKYAKVKGGFQALKEGQKTFTYKELLDFIQNHECKTILKKVEELQIDFDKNMKLIENSKAKIQDYITLTKLDISKNEIMKLKQCTVKIGSIATKNLNDLNQDNIYYEIINETVKETILAIVFKNSDEDEAMETLRKVNFNSINIELNKTPSEYISDYKNTIDQANKELTKIEEQFTEYALDIETLEIFYEYYSNEKLREQKSEDFAKTNKLIYLEGYIPTEKEALFEKTIKKVCDKYYYLNMEEVKRDSNSAPIKLKNDKFSSAFEGLVKTYSMPSYNEVDPTPLVAPFYWLFFGMMVADFGYGLLVTILSFIVLKTCNLKENVKKNVKFFFYLGFSIMLWGAIYGSYFSLPLGIPGLINPTTDYNTILKISIIIGLIHVFVGLGTKAYIQIRDGKALDAFYDVGLWYITLTTVILLLLGSYMGFTPLVMKIIKYIMIIAMIGIILTGGRDVKNIGGRIGLGVYSLYGISGYMGDLISYARLMALGLSGGFIALSVNQICAMVGFKPATIIFVILIFIFGQTFNLLLSLLGAYVHSARLIYVEFFGKFYEGGGREFKDFKIDEKYINIKEDK from the coding sequence ATGGCAATATTGAAAATGACAAGATTTAATTTGATGGTTTTTGAAAAATATAAAAAGGAAATATTAACAGCATTCCAAAATTTCAAAGAAGTAGATTTCGTTGAAAGTAATTTAGAAGATTATGGCTATAAAAATGTGGTGTCAGCTAAATTAGAAAATATTGAAGAAGAATTATACAAATTAGATCAGGCAATTAAAAAATTAAGAAAGTATGCAAAAGTTAAAGGGGGTTTTCAAGCTTTAAAAGAAGGACAAAAAACTTTTACATATAAAGAACTTTTAGATTTTATTCAAAATCATGAATGTAAAACTATTTTGAAGAAGGTAGAAGAATTACAAATTGATTTTGATAAAAATATGAAGCTTATTGAAAATTCAAAAGCAAAAATACAAGATTATATTACTTTAACAAAGTTAGATATATCTAAGAATGAAATTATGAAATTGAAGCAATGTACTGTAAAAATTGGAAGTATAGCTACTAAAAATTTAAATGATTTAAATCAAGATAATATCTATTATGAAATAATAAATGAAACTGTTAAAGAAACTATACTTGCTATAGTATTTAAAAATAGTGATGAAGATGAAGCTATGGAAACACTTAGAAAGGTTAATTTTAATTCTATTAATATTGAATTGAATAAAACTCCTAGCGAATATATTTCAGATTATAAAAATACTATAGACCAAGCAAATAAAGAATTAACTAAAATAGAAGAACAATTTACAGAATATGCTCTAGATATAGAAACACTAGAAATATTCTATGAATATTATTCAAATGAAAAATTAAGAGAACAAAAAAGTGAAGATTTTGCAAAAACAAATAAATTAATTTATTTGGAAGGTTATATACCAACTGAAAAAGAAGCTTTGTTTGAAAAAACTATAAAAAAAGTATGTGATAAATATTATTACTTAAATATGGAAGAAGTAAAAAGAGATTCAAATTCAGCACCAATTAAATTAAAAAATGATAAATTTTCATCTGCATTTGAAGGCTTAGTTAAAACTTATTCTATGCCAAGCTATAATGAAGTGGATCCAACACCTTTAGTAGCACCATTTTATTGGTTATTCTTTGGAATGATGGTTGCAGATTTTGGTTATGGATTATTAGTAACTATTTTATCATTTATTGTGTTAAAAACTTGCAATTTGAAGGAAAACGTAAAGAAAAATGTTAAATTCTTTTTCTATCTTGGTTTTTCAATAATGTTATGGGGAGCTATATATGGTTCATATTTCAGCTTACCATTGGGTATACCAGGTTTAATAAATCCAACAACAGACTATAATACAATTTTGAAGATTTCAATAATAATTGGTTTAATACATGTATTTGTTGGGTTAGGAACTAAGGCATATATTCAAATAAGAGATGGAAAAGCTTTGGATGCTTTTTATGATGTTGGTTTATGGTATATCACTTTAACAACTGTTATACTATTACTTTTAGGTTCATATATGGGATTTACACCTTTAGTTATGAAAATAATAAAATATATAATGATAATAGCTATGATAGGTATAATACTAACAGGTGGAAGAGATGTAAAAAATATTGGTGGTAGAATTGGTTTAGGAGTTTATTCATTATATGGAATATCAGGATATATGGGAGATTTGATATCTTATGCTAGACTTATGGCTTTAGGATTATCAGGTGGTTTCATAGCCTTGTCAGTAAATCAAATTTGTGCCATGGTAGGTTTCAAACCAGCAACAATAATATTTGTAATATTGATCTTTATATTCGGGCAAACATTTAATTTATTATTATCATTACTAGGTGCATATGTACACTCTGCTAGATTGATATATGTAGAATTCTTTGGAAAATTCTATGAAGGTGGAGGAAGAGAATTTAAAGATTTTAAGATAGATGAAAAGTATATTAATATAAAGGAAGATAAATAA
- a CDS encoding aspartate-semialdehyde dehydrogenase: protein MMKLNVAVVGATGLVGRTMLKVLEERNFPINKLYLYASKRSKGKKMLYNNTEYTIIELTDENIANDIDIALFSAGADTSRVFAPKFVKKGAIVIDNSSCFRMDKDKELIVPEVNKNRIPEKGIIANPNCSTITVMPALKFLRDAYGLKRVVYSTYQSVSGAGKKGLEDLENNLQGLPSQKFDDKIAFNLIPYIDKFLDSGYTKEEQKMIDESRKILELPNLKVTATCVRVPVRYSHGVSVNVELEKDFKLEDVIEGLKNTEGVIVEVGKYPMPIYVEGKDETYVGRIRRDSSVEYGLNMWIVADNIRKGAATNAVQIAQEILKKKEE, encoded by the coding sequence ATAATGAAGTTAAATGTAGCAGTAGTTGGAGCAACGGGTCTAGTTGGAAGAACAATGTTAAAGGTTTTAGAAGAGAGAAATTTTCCAATAAATAAACTATACCTTTACGCTTCAAAAAGATCAAAAGGTAAAAAAATGTTGTATAATAATACTGAATATACAATAATTGAATTAACTGATGAAAATATAGCAAATGATATAGATATAGCTCTATTTTCAGCAGGAGCAGATACATCAAGAGTTTTTGCACCTAAATTTGTGAAAAAAGGAGCAATAGTTATTGATAATAGTAGTTGTTTTAGAATGGATAAAGATAAAGAGCTAATAGTTCCTGAAGTAAATAAAAATAGAATACCTGAAAAAGGAATTATAGCAAATCCTAATTGTTCAACTATAACTGTTATGCCAGCATTGAAATTTTTAAGAGATGCTTATGGTTTAAAAAGAGTAGTATATTCTACATATCAATCTGTATCTGGTGCAGGTAAGAAAGGACTTGAAGATTTGGAAAATAATTTACAAGGTTTACCTAGCCAAAAGTTTGATGATAAAATAGCCTTTAATTTAATTCCATATATAGATAAATTTTTAGATTCAGGTTACACAAAGGAAGAACAAAAAATGATAGATGAATCAAGAAAGATATTAGAACTTCCAAATTTGAAAGTTACAGCAACTTGCGTAAGAGTACCCGTAAGATATTCACATGGAGTTAGTGTCAATGTTGAATTAGAAAAGGACTTTAAATTGGAAGATGTAATAGAAGGACTTAAAAATACTGAAGGAGTAATAGTAGAAGTAGGTAAATATCCTATGCCTATATATGTTGAAGGTAAAGATGAAACTTATGTAGGTCGTATTAGAAGAGATTCTTCGGTTGAGTATGGTCTTAATATGTGGATAGTAGCTGATAATATCAGAAAAGGGGCAGCAACAAATGCTGTACAAATTGCACAAGAAATTCTGAAGAAAAAGGAGGAGTAG
- a CDS encoding V-type ATP synthase subunit D — MAKLNVNPTRMELSRLKIKLVTAKKGHKLLKDKQDELMRIFIDMIKKNKKARMNTEKKVEGALKNFLLARAIMSNEAFEEAVYMPKMEFKIDVAKKNVMSVRIPVLSLDENLSNPDLSDIYPYSYASTSAELDDAVYELNGIMPELIRLAELEKACQLMADEIEKTRRRVNALEYMTIPQLEETIKFIRMKLDENDRASTIRLMKAGIH, encoded by the coding sequence ATGGCAAAGCTAAATGTTAATCCAACAAGAATGGAATTAAGTCGGCTTAAAATTAAACTGGTTACTGCTAAAAAAGGTCATAAATTACTAAAGGATAAGCAGGATGAACTTATGAGAATTTTCATTGATATGATAAAGAAAAATAAAAAGGCAAGAATGAATACAGAAAAAAAGGTAGAAGGAGCATTGAAAAACTTTCTTTTAGCAAGGGCAATAATGTCAAATGAAGCTTTTGAAGAAGCAGTATATATGCCTAAAATGGAATTTAAAATAGATGTTGCAAAAAAGAATGTAATGAGTGTTAGAATACCAGTTTTATCACTTGATGAAAATTTGAGTAATCCAGATTTAAGCGATATATATCCATATTCTTATGCAAGCACATCAGCAGAATTAGATGATGCGGTATATGAATTAAATGGTATAATGCCTGAATTAATTAGATTGGCTGAATTAGAAAAAGCTTGTCAATTAATGGCAGATGAAATTGAAAAAACAAGAAGAAGAGTTAATGCTCTTGAGTATATGACTATACCTCAATTAGAGGAAACAATAAAGTTTATACGAATGAAATTAGATGAAAATGATAGAGCAAGTACAATTAGATTAATGAAAGCGGGGATACATTGA
- a CDS encoding V-type ATP synthase subunit E, giving the protein MENLEVIVAKIVDEANEKAKLILNDAKKQYDDILIKSDNKAQNAIKNLEKEYEVKEKTELERIKSATALKYRNIILQAKQEAIAYIFEELDKKIKNLSSDEMKAYINKSLGTRVLEANEKLIIPSTYEGIDLGREYVLSSKIKTGFLIEKNGIYENYTLEALIEHKKDEIEAKIQEKIFF; this is encoded by the coding sequence ATGGAAAATTTAGAAGTAATAGTAGCTAAAATAGTAGATGAAGCTAATGAAAAAGCTAAATTAATTCTCAATGATGCTAAAAAACAATATGATGATATTTTAATTAAGTCTGATAACAAAGCTCAAAATGCTATTAAAAATTTAGAAAAAGAATATGAAGTTAAAGAAAAAACTGAATTGGAAAGAATAAAATCAGCTACAGCTTTAAAATATAGAAATATTATACTTCAAGCAAAACAAGAAGCAATAGCATATATTTTTGAGGAATTAGATAAAAAAATTAAAAATCTTTCATCTGATGAAATGAAAGCATACATAAATAAATCATTAGGAACTAGAGTATTAGAAGCTAATGAAAAGTTAATAATACCAAGCACTTATGAAGGAATAGATTTAGGAAGAGAATATGTTTTAAGTTCTAAAATAAAGACAGGATTTTTAATAGAAAAAAATGGTATTTATGAAAATTATACTTTAGAAGCTTTAATTGAACATAAAAAAGATGAAATTGAAGCTAAAATTCAAGAAAAAATATTTTTCTAG
- a CDS encoding V-type ATP synthase subunit K, translating to MEFLKQTGVFFGMLGIALSVILAGMGSAKGVGMVGEAASAVVIDEPEKFGKSLILQLLPGSQGLYGFAIGLLALGKLNMNLTTLQGFLILVACLPVGIVGYYSAIAQAKVSVAGITILIKNESQQIKGVVYAVMVEIYALLAFVISFILISR from the coding sequence ATGGAATTTTTAAAACAAACAGGTGTATTTTTTGGGATGCTTGGTATAGCATTATCAGTAATTTTAGCAGGTATGGGATCAGCAAAAGGTGTAGGTATGGTTGGGGAAGCAGCTTCAGCCGTTGTTATAGATGAACCAGAAAAATTCGGTAAATCATTAATCTTACAATTACTACCAGGGTCTCAAGGATTATATGGATTTGCAATAGGATTATTAGCTTTAGGTAAATTAAATATGAATTTAACAACATTACAAGGATTTTTAATTTTAGTAGCTTGTTTACCAGTTGGTATAGTAGGATATTATTCAGCTATAGCACAAGCAAAGGTATCAGTTGCAGGTATAACTATCTTAATTAAAAATGAAAGTCAACAAATAAAAGGAGTTGTTTATGCAGTAATGGTTGAAATATATGCACTATTAGCCTTTGTTATTTCATTCATACTAATAAGCAGATAA
- the dapA gene encoding 4-hydroxy-tetrahydrodipicolinate synthase → MEFKGAYTALITPFKEDYAVDYEKLEDLVEFQVENGISGIVVCGTTGETPTLSEEEYKKVIKTVVDKVAKRVQVIAGAGANSTKKAIELTKICKELGADAVLSTCPYYNKPTQRGIQAHYEAISSAVDIPLIIYNVPGRTGSNVLPETIEKLSHIPNIVGVKEASGSLEQMIEIRKLCRKNFNILSGEDHLIMPMSAVGCRGVISVIANILPKKVSEFYNLQGEEKEAMHEYLYDISRNLFIEGNPVTVKEAMDILGLASNRVRLPLVSAEPKTREKLKNLFKLKGLL, encoded by the coding sequence ATGGAATTTAAGGGAGCATATACAGCATTAATTACACCATTTAAAGAAGATTATGCTGTAGATTATGAAAAATTAGAAGATTTAGTTGAATTCCAAGTCGAAAATGGAATTTCTGGTATAGTCGTTTGTGGAACTACAGGGGAAACACCAACATTAAGTGAAGAAGAATATAAGAAGGTTATAAAAACTGTAGTGGATAAGGTTGCTAAAAGAGTTCAAGTTATAGCAGGTGCAGGAGCTAATTCTACTAAAAAAGCTATAGAATTGACAAAAATTTGTAAAGAATTGGGAGCTGATGCAGTATTATCAACTTGTCCTTACTATAATAAACCAACTCAAAGAGGAATACAAGCTCATTATGAAGCAATAAGTAGTGCTGTGGATATACCATTAATAATATATAATGTTCCAGGTAGAACAGGATCTAATGTATTACCTGAAACTATAGAAAAATTATCACATATACCTAATATAGTTGGTGTTAAAGAAGCTAGTGGTAGCCTAGAACAAATGATAGAAATTAGAAAATTATGCAGAAAAAATTTCAATATTTTGTCAGGAGAAGATCATTTAATTATGCCTATGAGTGCAGTAGGTTGCAGAGGGGTAATATCAGTTATAGCAAATATTTTACCTAAAAAAGTTTCAGAATTCTATAATTTACAAGGTGAAGAAAAGGAAGCAATGCATGAATATCTATATGATATAAGTAGAAATTTATTCATAGAAGGAAATCCTGTAACAGTTAAAGAAGCAATGGATATTTTAGGGCTTGCAAGTAATAGAGTTAGACTTCCTTTGGTTAGTGCAGAACCAAAAACAAGAGAAAAACTAAAGAATTTATTTAAGTTGAAAGGACTTTTATGA
- a CDS encoding V-type ATP synthase subunit A, whose protein sequence is MKVGKIVKVSGPLVVAENMDEANVYDVVKVGEKKLIGEIIEMRGDRASIQVYEETAGIGPGEPVISTGEPLSVELGPGLLENMFDGIQRPLDMIRAEVGDFLEKGVDVKPLNREKKWHFIPKKKVGDKVSTGDILGIVHETEVVEHKIMVPYGIEGTVEDINEGDYTILETVAKISGKDITMLQKWPVRRGRRYKKKINPTEPLITGQRVIDTFFPVTKGGTACVPGPFGSGKTVVQHQFAKWGDAQIVVYIGCGERGNEMTDVLMEFPEIIDPKTGQSLMKRTVLIANTSNMPVAAREASIYTGITIGEYYRDMGYSVSIMADSTSRWAEALREMSGRLEEMPGDEGYPAYLSSRAAEFYERAGKVVCFGEGDRIGALTVIGAVSPPGGDISEPVSQATLRIVKVFWGLDSTLAYRRHFPAINWLNSYSLYQTKVDEWMDENVSSDFSKRRKQAMKLLQEESNLQEIVRLVGKDTLSPEDQLKLEAAKSIREDFLQQNAFHEQDTFTSLHKQDKMLTMVLSYYNSAVKALSSGVYLGNILELPIRERIARAKYIDEKDVDKIDEIIDLIPKEIDKLVSAVKEEVL, encoded by the coding sequence TTGAAAGTTGGTAAAATTGTAAAAGTTTCAGGGCCTCTAGTTGTAGCAGAAAACATGGATGAAGCAAATGTCTATGATGTTGTTAAAGTTGGAGAAAAGAAACTTATAGGTGAAATAATAGAAATGAGGGGAGATAGAGCCTCTATACAGGTTTATGAAGAAACAGCTGGAATAGGACCAGGAGAACCTGTAATATCTACTGGAGAACCCTTGAGTGTTGAATTAGGACCAGGTTTACTTGAAAATATGTTCGATGGTATACAAAGACCTTTGGATATGATAAGAGCTGAAGTTGGAGATTTCTTGGAAAAAGGTGTAGATGTTAAACCATTGAATAGAGAAAAGAAATGGCACTTTATACCTAAAAAGAAAGTTGGAGATAAGGTTTCTACAGGAGATATTTTAGGAATAGTACATGAAACTGAAGTAGTTGAACATAAAATTATGGTTCCATATGGAATTGAAGGAACAGTTGAAGATATTAATGAAGGAGATTATACAATATTAGAAACAGTTGCAAAAATCTCTGGTAAAGATATAACAATGCTACAAAAATGGCCTGTTCGTCGTGGAAGAAGATATAAAAAGAAAATTAATCCTACAGAACCATTAATAACTGGACAAAGAGTAATAGATACTTTCTTCCCAGTTACTAAAGGTGGAACTGCTTGTGTTCCAGGACCATTTGGATCAGGTAAAACAGTTGTACAACACCAATTTGCAAAATGGGGAGATGCACAAATAGTTGTATATATTGGTTGTGGTGAACGTGGAAATGAAATGACAGATGTTTTGATGGAATTCCCAGAAATAATAGATCCTAAGACTGGGCAATCACTAATGAAAAGAACAGTCCTTATTGCAAATACATCTAATATGCCCGTTGCAGCCAGAGAAGCTTCAATATATACTGGAATTACAATAGGGGAATATTATAGAGATATGGGATATTCAGTTTCAATAATGGCAGATTCTACATCAAGATGGGCAGAAGCTTTAAGAGAAATGTCAGGTCGTCTTGAAGAAATGCCAGGGGATGAAGGATATCCAGCATATTTGTCATCAAGAGCAGCAGAATTTTATGAAAGAGCTGGTAAGGTAGTTTGCTTTGGTGAAGGAGATAGAATAGGAGCATTGACAGTTATAGGTGCTGTTTCACCTCCAGGTGGAGATATATCAGAACCAGTATCACAAGCAACTCTTAGAATAGTTAAGGTATTCTGGGGACTAGATTCTACATTGGCATATAGAAGACACTTCCCAGCTATAAATTGGTTAAATTCATATTCACTATATCAAACAAAGGTAGATGAATGGATGGATGAAAATGTATCTAGTGATTTTTCAAAGAGAAGAAAACAAGCTATGAAACTATTACAAGAAGAATCAAATCTTCAAGAAATAGTAAGATTGGTTGGTAAAGATACATTATCACCAGAAGATCAATTGAAATTAGAAGCAGCAAAGAGTATAAGAGAAGATTTCTTACAACAAAATGCCTTCCATGAACAAGACACATTTACATCATTACATAAGCAAGATAAGATGTTGACTATGGTGCTTTCATACTATAATTCAGCAGTAAAAGCCTTATCTTCAGGAGTATATTTAGGAAATATTTTGGAATTACCTATTAGAGAAAGAATTGCAAGAGCAAAATATATAGATGAAAAAGATGTAGATAAAATTGATGAAATCATAGATCTTATCCCTAAAGAAATAGATAAATTAGTTAGTGCAGTTAAGGAGGAAGTATTATGA
- a CDS encoding V-type ATP synthase subunit B: MIKEYQTIKEIVGPLMTVTGVEGVKYEELVEIETQTGEIRMGKVLEIDGDKAVVQLFESAAGINMKESKVRFLAKPLTLRVSEDMIGRVFNGLGNEMDGGPKIIPEKKLDINGMAINPVSRDYPSEFIQTGISAIDGLNTLVRGQKLPIFSGSGLPHSELAAQIARQAKVLGSGEKFAVVFAAVGITYEEAEFFIEDFKKTGSIDRAVLFINLANDPAVERIATPRMALTCAEYLAFEKGMHVLTIITDLTNYCEALREISAARKEVPGRRGYPGYLYTDLSTLYERAGRIKGRKGSITQIPILTMPEDDKTHPIPDLTGYITEGQIILSRELYKKNIMPPIDVLPSLSRLKDKGIGKGKTREDHADTMNQLFAAYATGKEAKELAVILGESALSDTDKLFAKFAERFEEEYVGQSFTTNRTIEETLNLGWELLRILPRTELKRIRDAYLEKYLDKKED, encoded by the coding sequence ATGATAAAAGAATATCAAACAATTAAAGAAATTGTTGGTCCTTTGATGACTGTTACTGGTGTTGAAGGTGTAAAATACGAAGAATTAGTAGAAATAGAAACTCAAACTGGCGAAATTAGAATGGGAAAAGTTCTTGAAATTGATGGAGATAAAGCAGTTGTTCAATTATTCGAATCAGCAGCTGGAATAAATATGAAGGAATCAAAGGTTAGATTCTTAGCAAAACCATTAACATTGAGAGTTTCAGAAGATATGATAGGAAGAGTATTTAATGGTTTAGGAAATGAAATGGATGGTGGACCAAAGATAATTCCAGAAAAGAAATTGGATATTAATGGTATGGCTATTAATCCTGTTTCAAGAGATTACCCTTCTGAATTTATACAAACAGGTATATCTGCAATAGACGGATTGAATACTCTAGTTAGAGGACAAAAATTGCCTATATTCTCAGGAAGTGGATTACCACATTCAGAACTTGCAGCTCAAATAGCTAGACAAGCTAAAGTTTTAGGAAGTGGAGAAAAATTTGCCGTTGTCTTTGCAGCAGTAGGTATTACATATGAAGAAGCAGAATTCTTTATTGAAGATTTCAAAAAAACTGGATCTATAGATAGAGCTGTTTTATTCATTAATTTGGCTAATGACCCAGCAGTAGAACGTATTGCAACACCAAGAATGGCTTTGACTTGTGCTGAATATCTTGCATTTGAAAAAGGAATGCATGTTTTAACAATAATAACAGACTTGACAAACTATTGTGAAGCCTTAAGAGAAATATCAGCAGCAAGAAAAGAAGTTCCAGGTAGAAGAGGATATCCGGGATATCTATATACAGATTTGTCAACACTTTATGAAAGAGCAGGGCGTATAAAAGGAAGAAAAGGATCTATAACTCAAATTCCTATACTAACAATGCCAGAAGATGATAAAACACACCCAATACCAGATTTGACAGGATATATTACTGAAGGACAAATAATATTAAGTAGGGAACTATATAAGAAGAATATTATGCCACCTATAGATGTATTGCCTTCATTGTCAAGATTGAAGGATAAAGGAATAGGTAAAGGAAAAACAAGGGAAGATCATGCAGATACAATGAACCAACTATTTGCTGCATATGCAACAGGTAAAGAAGCAAAAGAATTAGCAGTAATATTAGGGGAATCAGCCCTATCAGATACAGATAAACTATTTGCTAAATTTGCTGAAAGATTTGAAGAAGAATATGTAGGTCAAAGTTTTACAACTAATAGAACAATAGAAGAAACTTTGAATTTAGGTTGGGAATTATTGAGAATCTTACCTAGAACAGAATTGAAGAGAATAAGAGATGCTTATCTTGAAAAATACCTTGATAAAAAGGAGGATTAG
- a CDS encoding V-type ATP synthase subunit F: protein MYKLAVVGDKDSIISFKVLGVDVYPIDFISDTEELTNRIKKVLEHLVAKEYGIIFITEEYAKYSKKVIDRYKAQTLPMITLIPSNRGSLNIGMSKIDENIEKAIGTNIL, encoded by the coding sequence ATGTATAAATTAGCAGTAGTTGGTGATAAAGATTCTATAATTTCTTTTAAGGTATTAGGTGTTGATGTTTATCCGATAGACTTTATTAGTGATACTGAAGAATTAACTAATAGAATAAAAAAGGTACTAGAACATTTAGTTGCAAAAGAATATGGAATAATCTTTATAACCGAAGAATATGCAAAATATTCTAAAAAGGTAATAGATAGATATAAAGCACAAACTCTACCTATGATAACTTTAATTCCAAGTAATCGTGGAAGTCTTAATATAGGTATGAGTAAGATAGATGAAAATATTGAAAAAGCAATAGGTACAAATATATTATAG